The sequence CAGCAAAGGCAAACCACGCATGGCCTGTGAGCACAGTTGATCCGATGAGCCGTTTAGTGGAGAGCTGATACACATGGTGCTCATCAGCAGGTGCTACTACCGAAGCTTGCAACTCCTCCCGAACGGTGATGTCCTTACCTGCTCGCGCATCAGCCAAGCCGGCCAGGATCTCCTGGCGCAGTCGTTCGCATTCGTCACGGCGAAGTAAACCAAGCACGACTGGGTCTTCATTGAAACCAGCCGCATCAATTTTGACGGCACCGAAACCAAAAATACGGGCAAAAAGCTTCTGTTCAATCTCAACTGACTGGATACGATCCCAGCGCACATGCTGGTATTGCTTGATAAACACACCGTTGCGGTAATGGATTCCGCTCGGCACAATCGCGTAGGACTTGTATCGCCACATGATTGTGCCCACGCCGAGAAAAATCAAGGTGACACCCAGCAAAATTCCGATACCAACAGCCAACCGGAACGGGGTAATGAGCTCGATATATAGCCCAATATTATTGAACGCATCTTCGATCCATTGGGTGGCGATATAGAAACCACCCGCAATAAGTGCGAGCCAAAAACTTCCGGCGTCTGCCAGTGGGGTCACCTTGTGGAATTTTCGCCACGACCCGGCAGGCACACTGGTCTGGCCAAGTTCATTCTTATGCTTCATGGTTTAGAGGCCTTCCAGCTTCGCTTGACCCATCCGCGTCAGCTTTTCTCGCAAACGTTCGGCTTCGGGTAACGGCAAGCCTGGAATAGAAGCATCCGATCCGGCCGATGCCGTAATCAGTTGAACCGATGCTAGACCGTAGGCGTTCAAAAGCGGTCCGGAACCGAGATTCACTTGTTGCATCCGGCCATATGGAACCATGGTGACACTTTGGAACATGATTCCTTTACGAACAAGAAGCTCATCATCGAGTTCAACATATCCCAGTGCTTTAGCCCGGCGAACCGCAAGCCATATGTCCCAAACAGCACCTACAGCGATACCGCCAACCACGATTAAACTAATAATGCCGAACCAGCTGGTCACATCGTCAACAGCAAAATAAAAGGCCACACCTACGCCGATTCCCACCAATATCCACCAAATAATATGGCGGATAAATGTCACCTTGGCGAAAGCCGGATCTACCGGCTGAAATTCAGTATCTACTAATAAACGGTTACGCATATGCCTAGTCTATCGGCTAGGGACTCACAACACTCAGTGCAAAAGTTAAGCTGCTGCAGCCGGTGGAACCGATTCGTCGTCGTCATCGTTTTTGCACCACAATTCGGCGATGACTCCGGCCACCGTCATGCCAACCGATACGGCACCTGCAGTTCCCACGGCGATAGCCTGGTACACCATCACATCAGAATGAAGGTAGCCAACGTAACTAGCTGTTATTCCGGCGCAAACCCCAGCCATAACAGCCCCGGTACGCGAAGTCGCTTGCGCCAGCAACCAAATTCGGGCCGCACTGAGCATATTCAGGGGTCGCTTCCCCATCCGATAGGAGCGCACCTTCCATGCTTCCCACAACACAAATACGCTTACGAGCGCCGGAACAACACATGTGTAGATCGGAATCAGCACCGGAGCATAACCATAGCTCAGCCAGGCGTCGGTAACGAAAAATGAGGTTATGGCAGCAACGATAAAAATACTGGAGAGGAAGATCCAGGAGGTCGGCTGAATATCTGGGTCCGAATTAGCTGCCATCACCAAACCCAACCTTGCTCACTCGTTGGTCTAATACGTGCGGTAGCAGATCGCTCACTCGCACACCGTTTAGCTGCGCGTGAGGATCAATCTCTAGCCACGGTTCCAAAACAAAACGACGTTCATGTGCTCGCGGATGCGGTAAAACCAGTACCGGATAATCAGACACCACGCCTGAGACATCGATGATATCCAGATCGAGCGTGCGTGCTCCCCACCGTTCGTTTCGCTCCCGGCCATGTGCTTCTTCAACCATGTTCAAAAAGTTCAACATTGCCATCGGCGGGGTGGGCGAGGTGATCGACACAACCGCATTAATATAGTCTGGTTGTGGATCCTGCCCCGGATCTAACTGTGGTGCACTGCGGTAAAGCGAGGAAACATCTTCCACGCGCTCGCCAAAGTCTGACAATTCTGCTATCGCTTGGCGAACATGCTCTTCCGGATTATCCAAGTTCGATCCAATCGCAATAACGTATGTCCGTAATTGCTCGCTAAAGAGTGGACCTTCGCGCACAATCGATACCGAGACGTCGGAAAACTGGTGACCAATCGGGGCATTCGGTTTATGGACAACAACTTCCGCGCTGACAATCCGCGAACTCATAATAGCGTTAAGAATCCGATGCGCTAACGTCTCAATCAAATCGCAGTGCTCACCTTCGATTTGAGCCACAATCGTATCGGCAAGTTCCGCGTAGTTGATCGTATCGGCAATGTCGTCAGTTTCTGCGGCTCGATCGGTGTCCACCAACAGATCGACGTCGACGACGAATTCCTGCGGTTCGTAATGCTCATGATTCAGCACCCCATGCGTGCCGTAAGCCCGAATCCCCGCCAGATGTATCGAATCGTTCAGTGCCATAATGCTCCCAAGTTATTTAGCCGTGTATTGCTGAATTTTATTCAGCGTAGCAAGAACTAGCGCCGACGCTCGTACGTTATGCACACGTACTGCCCAAACCCCGTGTTGTTCCGCATATCCGGACACAATGCCTGTGGATAAGTCACGTTCTGCTACATCGTCACCAACCAGGCGACCAATAAAGCGTTTCCGTGATGCGCCGATCAGAACCCGATGTCCTAGGGAAGTAAATTGTTCTATTCCAGCGACAATCTGCCAATCGTCGTCGCCCATTTTGGCAAATCCTAAACCTGGATCGAGGATGATTCGCTCGGGCGCAATCCCGGCGGCGACAGCCCGATCGCGAGCCGCAACAAGTTCGTCACGGACATCAGTGGCAACATCGTTATAGGTAGCCAGAGCATTCATTGTTTGGGAAGTTCCACGCGAGTGCTGCAAAATATAATCACAGCCCAATTCTGCCACGGTGGCAAACATTGCCGAATCGCCGCGCCCACCCGTAACATCGTTGACGATCGTAGCACCAGCTTGGACCGCTAACTGCGCTGTGCGCGCATGGTAGGTATCAACTGATACCACCACTCCACGTTCTTGACCTTGCGCGCTGAGTTCTCTCACGACGTTTTCTATGCGTCCCCATTCTTCGTCCCATTCCAATGCACGCGCACCCGGCCGAGTCGATTCGCCGCCGACATCGATGATCGTCGCACCCTGATTCATCAGCTCGATGCCATGGGCGATCGCTTCGCTGGCGCTTTCCCACTTACCACCGTCAGAAAAAGAATCCGGCGTAACATTAACGATTCCCATGATGTGCATACGATTTTTACCTCACTTTGCCATGATGAGGCTCATTGCCTCAGCCCGAGTTGCCGAGTCGCGTAATATCCCACGCACCGCTGACGTGACAGTTCGCGATCCAGGTTTTTGCACCCCGCGCATCGACATACACAAATGTTCTGCTTCGACGACGACGATCACACCTTGCGCATGTAACCGTTCCATCATCGCGTCCGCAATTTGCGAGGTGAGCCGTTCTTGAATTTGGGGCCGGCGAGCAAACCCGTCAACCAGACGGGCAAGCTTCGATAAACCGGTGACGAGCCCATCCGCGCTGGGAATGTAACCAACGTGCGCCACTCCGTGGAATGGCAACAGATGATGTTCACACATCGAATACATGGAGATATCACGTACCAATACGAGCTCTTCATGATGAATATCGAAAGTTGTGTTCAAAACATCTGCGGGGTCTTTTTCTAGACCAGCAAATATTTCTTTATATGCTCGTCCCATCCGCGCCGGAGTGTCCTGTAGTCCATCACGATCTGGATCTTCCCCAACTGCAATCAGTAGCTGACGAACTGCGGAAACTACCGCATCCTCATCGTAGTGGCCCACGTGCACGGCTGGCTCACTCATGGTTTTCTCCCGCGGGCGCGTCATGTTCAGCCGAAGTGCCGTTCGATTCCGAAGCGTCGTCAGAAGCCTGGGCTTCGTTCGGTGCAACGACTGGGAGTGGAACAGGTGGCAGATCCGATACTGGACGGTTTGGCGAAGAAAGCCACTGCTGACGTGCTGGGGTCTTCACGATCTTCGTGAAAATCTCCGCAAGTTCCTTCTCCAGAATTGTTTCCTTTTCCAGCAAGGCAGCCGCGAGCGCATCAAGCACATGACGATTTTCCATCATGAGCGTCCACGCTTCTTGGTGTGCTGTTTCAAGGAGCTGATGTACTTCGTCGTCGATAACACGGGCAAGATCATCGGAGTATTCGCGCTGTCCGCCACCGCCCAGGCGAGTCATCGGATCTGACTCGTCTGGAACTAAGCGAACCGAACCGACCTTGGCAGACATGCCGTACTCCATCACCATCTTGCGAGCTATATCGGTGGCCTTTTGAATATCGTTCGAAGCCCCAGTTGATGGATCATGGAACACGATCTCTTCAGCGACTCGCCCACCCATAGCATAGACAAGCTGATCGAGAAGCTCGTTGCGCGACACCGAATACTTATCCTCAGTCGGCATCACCATGGTGTAACCCAATGCGCGTCCACGCGGCAAAATAGTTACCTTAGTAACCGGATCAGTATGGTTCAACGCAGCAGCAGCTACCGCGTGTCCACCTTCGTGATAAGCAGTCATTCGCTTTTCATCCGCGTTCATCACATGGGTACGACGCTGCGGGCCAGCAATGACACGGTCAATTGCTTCATCTAGATCGTCTTCTTGAATCGCCTCATGTTCTCGGCGCGTAGCTAGCAAAGCAGCTTCGTTGAGCAGGTTGGCTAATTCCGCACCGGCAAAACCAGGGGTACGCCGGGCAATCGATTCGAGTTCAATGCCGTCAGCGAGCGGCTTGCCTTCCGCGTGGACCTTGAGGATCGCCGAGCGACCTTTCAGATCCGGTGCATCAACCGCGATTTGACGATCGAAACGTCCCGGACGCAACAAGGCTGGATCCAGAACGTCTGGCCGGTTAGTTGCCGCAATAACGATGACGTTCGCACGCTCGTCGAAGCCATCCATCTCCACCAAAAGTTGGTTGAGGGTCTGCTCGCGTTCATCGTTGCCGCCGCCCATGCCTTGGCCGCGGTTACGACCAACCGCATCGATTTCATCAACGAAAATGATAGCTGGAGCAAGCTTCTTTGCTTTCGTGAACAGATCCCGCACGCGTGAAGCACCCACACCAACAAACATTTCCACAAATTCAGATGCGGAAATATGAAAGAATGGCACGCCGGCTTCACCCGCAACCGCTTTAGCTAGAAGAGTCTTTCCGGTTCCTGGTGGGCCATAAAGCAACACACCACGCGGAATCTTCGCGCCCATCTTCCGGAACTTATCCGGGTGATCAATAAACTCTTCGATTTCTTGGAGCTCTTCAACTGCTTCATCAGCTCCAGCAACATCCGCAAACGTCACATCTGGCCGGTCTTCTTCCAAGCCATCCTTCTTCACACGGCCGAAAGCACCCATGCTACCTTGCTGAATCTTCGGCAACATCCACATCAGCAGACCAAACAGAATCAGCAACGGAAGCACTAACGTCAGTAGCGACCCTAAAAACGACTGCTGTGGAACGACCGAGTTATAACCGTTCTTCGCTTTCGCGTGAGAAACTAGATCCTCCACCTTGTCTGCCTGCGCAGAGACGAACTGGAACTGGACTTTCTTTGTAGGCGAGCCCTTCTTGCCTTCCAGATCATGCGGCGTGAATTCCTTCGCTAGCCACACTTGAACAACCTGGCTACCGTCTGTGACCTGGATACGTTCCTTGACTATCTCACTCTTTTCGAGAATCTGAATTCCTTCAGACGTCTTGATAGGAGAGAACCCACCCGGTGCGAAGAACCAGAAAATGCCCGTGCCGATCAGCAAAACGACGGCGATATAGCTGACGATCGACCGGAACGGGCGCTTTTTCTTATCGTCCTTACCATCCGGTTTTTTCGTAGAGTGCTTCTCCGCATTCTCCGCGAGTTTCTTGGCTTCCTCCCAGCGTGCACGCCAGCTCTTTGGATCCTTACGCTTGTCAGAATCCGATGACTGATCCTTTTTACCGCGCCGAGCGCGCCGACCATTAGAGTTGAATTCCTCTAGTTTACGTCGGTTTTCTGACTGCGCCGTATCCTTTTCGGGGTTGCTCATGTATCCTCCATCGGCGCTTGCGCGACCGGATTAGATTGAAAATGCGGGCGATGTCGGGATTGCGCACCGGGTTCAAATCTCAGTTGATGAGAGTCACGCCAAGCTCGCACTCCAGGCAAGTCAAGCCCACAGTTGTTCTTACGTTCTGTTACAAGTTTATCAAGTCTTGCGATATGCCAATAGACTAGTTCACCGCCACGTACGCCACTTTCTTCCAGGGCGTATTTGAGCACCCGACGTCGAACCGCCTGCGGAACATCCGCCAAAATTAAACAATCAATCGTTACCGGCTCGCTGCTGAAGCACACTCGATCATATTCCGCCCGGGCGTAAAACTCTAACGCCTGGTTATCGTCTTGAAGCATCGACGCCGTCCGGCCAATTGCTTCAACAGTTCCCGGGCCAAGCACATTTTGTAGTTGAGGCAAAATCTGATGCCGTACTGCAGATCGGCGCAACGAAGTTCCGTCAGCACACTTCCACGGACCATCTAGCTCGTTGCTCGGGTCATCAACCCACGTCACCCCCAACTCGTTGCATACAGTACGCAACTGGTCACGAGTTAAGCCCAGAAACGGCCGCACCATGGGAACATCCGAATGCAACGGCAACTGCCCCGTCTTAGGCATACCGGCAATCGATTTTGCCCCAGAACCACGCCCGAACCCCAGCATGACTGTTTCAGCTTGGTCATTAAGTGTGTGCCCCAAAAATACCGGCGCCGGATGTGAATCGCCCAGCAACCGAGCCTGCTGCGCGATCGCGCCATAACGTGCTACTCGCGCATTTCCTTCCGGACCGTCGTTGCCGGCTAGATCGACTTCAGCGATATGCACGTCGACGCCCCACTGCCCCAGCGTGTGCGCAACATACTGGGCCTCGCGAGCCGATTCTGGCCGAATCTTATGATCTACACAAATAGCATGCAGGTCCACACCATGTTTCGGGCCAATGAACGCCGCTGTTTTTGCCATCGCCATCGAGTCCGACCCACCAGAAACCGCCAGCAAAAGTGGCGCTCCGTGTGTCAGGCCAGCAATAGCCTCACTCATTGCATGCCGAGTGACATTAACAAGATGATGCGGTGGCGTCACGATACGCTCGCAATCCATTCGGCAGGATTGTGCAACTGTTCTACAGTAGGAGCATTCTGCGGTGATAGCCACACTCTGTTGAATCCGTCTAGCCCCATCTGTTTTACAACCGCCTCAACAAACTCATTTCCTTGGCTATATTGCTGAGCCTTCTTCGCTAGCCCAAGCATCTTCTCAAGACGTTTCATCATAGCCCCGCCAGCTGCCCTCCGCTTCGCCATGGCATCAATAAGTGACGATCGGCAAGGCAACACGTCGTAAGACACATTGTTCATAACATATGTGGCATGCCCCTCTAGGAGGGACATAATTGCAGTGATCTCATCCAAAGTAGCGTCAACCACGGCGTCGTCGTCAGCAGATACGAGCACGCTGGCCCGCTGACCGATATATTCTGCCAGCCACGGCGCAGCCTGGAATTGTGCCACATGCGTCCACTCATGCACCGCAACCCACAGTCCCACATCGGCTTGGTTAACCGCAGATTGGTCATAAAAATCAGCAATATTTGGGGCAACAAGATACAAGCTTGGGTTAATGGAATAGGGATCGTACTGTCCCAGAACTTTCATCGACAAAACTGAGGTGGCGAAACCAATCTGGTTGTCTTTTAGCTTTAGCAATCCAGATTGGGCATCCATCATCGCTTTAATCGAGGCGATAGCTTGATTCGCCCACACCGAACGATCAACGATACGCACAGGTACCGGCGCCACCGAAAGCCCCGACACGTCTTCCACGACTACCCGCGCGCGCCCGGCCGCCTCCCGCAAATCTGACACAAATATCTGCGCCTGCCCTTTTTGCCATGACGGCCCACCGCCGGTAAATAATCGTGATAAGAGCGCCACACTTGCTACCATTTCGACCTCCCAAAATCACTTCGCATTGTTATAGCGTATCAACGAGTTTCCCGACCATATCGTCGATGGCACCACGTATCTCACGTTGTGCATTTTCCTGATGATCCGAAACGAGTGCCACCAGGATGAGTGGGCGCCCGGCCTTCGTGGTGACGAAGCC is a genomic window of Arcanobacterium phocae containing:
- the folK gene encoding 2-amino-4-hydroxy-6-hydroxymethyldihydropteridine diphosphokinase, producing the protein MALNDSIHLAGIRAYGTHGVLNHEHYEPQEFVVDVDLLVDTDRAAETDDIADTINYAELADTIVAQIEGEHCDLIETLAHRILNAIMSSRIVSAEVVVHKPNAPIGHQFSDVSVSIVREGPLFSEQLRTYVIAIGSNLDNPEEHVRQAIAELSDFGERVEDVSSLYRSAPQLDPGQDPQPDYINAVVSITSPTPPMAMLNFLNMVEEAHGRERNERWGARTLDLDIIDVSGVVSDYPVLVLPHPRAHERRFVLEPWLEIDPHAQLNGVRVSDLLPHVLDQRVSKVGFGDGS
- a CDS encoding zinc-dependent metalloprotease, with the protein product MVASVALLSRLFTGGGPSWQKGQAQIFVSDLREAAGRARVVVEDVSGLSVAPVPVRIVDRSVWANQAIASIKAMMDAQSGLLKLKDNQIGFATSVLSMKVLGQYDPYSINPSLYLVAPNIADFYDQSAVNQADVGLWVAVHEWTHVAQFQAAPWLAEYIGQRASVLVSADDDAVVDATLDEITAIMSLLEGHATYVMNNVSYDVLPCRSSLIDAMAKRRAAGGAMMKRLEKMLGLAKKAQQYSQGNEFVEAVVKQMGLDGFNRVWLSPQNAPTVEQLHNPAEWIASVS
- the tilS gene encoding tRNA lysidine(34) synthetase TilS, translated to MDCERIVTPPHHLVNVTRHAMSEAIAGLTHGAPLLLAVSGGSDSMAMAKTAAFIGPKHGVDLHAICVDHKIRPESAREAQYVAHTLGQWGVDVHIAEVDLAGNDGPEGNARVARYGAIAQQARLLGDSHPAPVFLGHTLNDQAETVMLGFGRGSGAKSIAGMPKTGQLPLHSDVPMVRPFLGLTRDQLRTVCNELGVTWVDDPSNELDGPWKCADGTSLRRSAVRHQILPQLQNVLGPGTVEAIGRTASMLQDDNQALEFYARAEYDRVCFSSEPVTIDCLILADVPQAVRRRVLKYALEESGVRGGELVYWHIARLDKLVTERKNNCGLDLPGVRAWRDSHQLRFEPGAQSRHRPHFQSNPVAQAPMEDT
- the folP gene encoding dihydropteroate synthase, producing the protein MHIMGIVNVTPDSFSDGGKWESASEAIAHGIELMNQGATIIDVGGESTRPGARALEWDEEWGRIENVVRELSAQGQERGVVVSVDTYHARTAQLAVQAGATIVNDVTGGRGDSAMFATVAELGCDYILQHSRGTSQTMNALATYNDVATDVRDELVAARDRAVAAGIAPERIILDPGLGFAKMGDDDWQIVAGIEQFTSLGHRVLIGASRKRFIGRLVGDDVAERDLSTGIVSGYAEQHGVWAVRVHNVRASALVLATLNKIQQYTAK
- the ftsH gene encoding ATP-dependent zinc metalloprotease FtsH, giving the protein MSNPEKDTAQSENRRKLEEFNSNGRRARRGKKDQSSDSDKRKDPKSWRARWEEAKKLAENAEKHSTKKPDGKDDKKKRPFRSIVSYIAVVLLIGTGIFWFFAPGGFSPIKTSEGIQILEKSEIVKERIQVTDGSQVVQVWLAKEFTPHDLEGKKGSPTKKVQFQFVSAQADKVEDLVSHAKAKNGYNSVVPQQSFLGSLLTLVLPLLILFGLLMWMLPKIQQGSMGAFGRVKKDGLEEDRPDVTFADVAGADEAVEELQEIEEFIDHPDKFRKMGAKIPRGVLLYGPPGTGKTLLAKAVAGEAGVPFFHISASEFVEMFVGVGASRVRDLFTKAKKLAPAIIFVDEIDAVGRNRGQGMGGGNDEREQTLNQLLVEMDGFDERANVIVIAATNRPDVLDPALLRPGRFDRQIAVDAPDLKGRSAILKVHAEGKPLADGIELESIARRTPGFAGAELANLLNEAALLATRREHEAIQEDDLDEAIDRVIAGPQRRTHVMNADEKRMTAYHEGGHAVAAAALNHTDPVTKVTILPRGRALGYTMVMPTEDKYSVSRNELLDQLVYAMGGRVAEEIVFHDPSTGASNDIQKATDIARKMVMEYGMSAKVGSVRLVPDESDPMTRLGGGGQREYSDDLARVIDDEVHQLLETAHQEAWTLMMENRHVLDALAAALLEKETILEKELAEIFTKIVKTPARQQWLSSPNRPVSDLPPVPLPVVAPNEAQASDDASESNGTSAEHDAPAGENHE
- a CDS encoding DUF3180 domain-containing protein, with the protein product MAANSDPDIQPTSWIFLSSIFIVAAITSFFVTDAWLSYGYAPVLIPIYTCVVPALVSVFVLWEAWKVRSYRMGKRPLNMLSAARIWLLAQATSRTGAVMAGVCAGITASYVGYLHSDVMVYQAIAVGTAGAVSVGMTVAGVIAELWCKNDDDDESVPPAAAA
- a CDS encoding PH domain-containing protein; the protein is MRNRLLVDTEFQPVDPAFAKVTFIRHIIWWILVGIGVGVAFYFAVDDVTSWFGIISLIVVGGIAVGAVWDIWLAVRRAKALGYVELDDELLVRKGIMFQSVTMVPYGRMQQVNLGSGPLLNAYGLASVQLITASAGSDASIPGLPLPEAERLREKLTRMGQAKLEGL
- the folE gene encoding GTP cyclohydrolase I FolE — its product is MSEPAVHVGHYDEDAVVSAVRQLLIAVGEDPDRDGLQDTPARMGRAYKEIFAGLEKDPADVLNTTFDIHHEELVLVRDISMYSMCEHHLLPFHGVAHVGYIPSADGLVTGLSKLARLVDGFARRPQIQERLTSQIADAMMERLHAQGVIVVVEAEHLCMSMRGVQKPGSRTVTSAVRGILRDSATRAEAMSLIMAK